The DNA window CAGGCCGGAAGCCAGCTCGCGGTGTACCTGCGATTCCGTAGTACGGGCGCCGATAGCCCCCCAGCTCATCAGATCCGCCAGATATTGCGGGGTGATCATGTCGAGGAACTCCCCGGCAGCCGGCAGCCCGGTGTCGTTGATATCCAGCAGCAACTTACGAGCCAGGCGCAGGCCATCATTAATCTGGAAGCTGTGATCCATCAACGGATCGTTGATCAAACCTTTCCAGCCCACAGTAGTGCGCGGTTTTTCAAAGTAAACACGCATCACAACTTCCAGATCATCCTGCAATTCATGGCGCAAGTTCAGCAAACGCGCCGCATATTCTTTGGCCGCTTTCGGATCGTGAATAGAGCATGGGCCGATCACTACCAGCAGACGATCGTCATTGCCGCGAAGGATCTTGTGAATCGCGTTGCGCGCCTGGGACACCGTCTCCGCAGCCTTTTCCGTGGCCGGGAACTTCTCTAACAAAGCCACTGGCGGCAGGAGTTCCTTAATATCTTTAATACGTAAATCGTCGTTTTGGTAACTCATAACTTTTCCATTCGGTATCGATAATGTTTCTTAAGGCATAGATCAGATGGCATCAATCTAGCCTGCACGACAGGCGCTGTAAATCACCTTTGGCACGCGAAATCGCTGCGATCAATTTATTGGCGAATAATTCTTATATATCAGAACAACGTACCAATACGGCAAACTTGCCGAAAAAAGTAAAAGCACCGGCTGCATCAGCGGTGCTTTTGACAGGGCCAGCCGGCAAATAATGGCGCAATGGCCGCAGCCACCACGCCCTTGCCTGTGCGGCCGCGAATTATTGCACTGACGACAACGGCCGTGAACGGTTGTGGGCGGCGCTTTTGATCCACAGCCAGCAACCGTTAAGCGCGATCAGCGTCAGGATAGCGTATTCCAGCGCCATGGCGTAAACGCCTTGATAGGCGAAGATCGCCACGCTGATCACGTCAATCACCACCCACAGCAGCCAGTTCTCAACGTATTTGCGGGTCATCAGGATCATCGCCACAATCGACAGCACCATCATGGTGGAATCCCAGAATGGGAAAGCATCCGGCTGGAGCGCCGGCATGCTGATCGACATGCCCAGGCCTTGCATCACCGTGACCGCAAGCCGCGTCAGCCAGGCAAAGACGGCATCGATATTAAAGGTCATCAGCACAATGCCGATGGCGCACACCGCCGCCCAGGCCAGGGCCTTGGGCAACGGCAGCCAGCGGATCTGCAATTCAGCCTGCCGATCCGCCGTCTTGCGGCTCCAGGCGTACCAACCGTAAATATTGGCGGCAAAGAAAAATAGCTGCAGCAACAGGCTGGCATACAGTTGGATCTGGAAAAATATTACGGCGAACAGCGTGACGTTGATCAGGCCAAGCGGATAGTTGATGATTTTCTCTTTGCTGGCATACCAGATGCACAACAGGCCAAACAGCGTGCCGATGGCTTCTATCCAGGAGAGATCATACCCTCCTGCGCCCAAGGGAATATGCACCAAGATATTGCTGGTACTGAAAAAACTCATCTTCTCGTCCTTATCTCATGATTAAAAGTTAGGCGTTCCCTTTGACCTGCATATTCAAACGGGCAGCAAATTCCAACATGCGGTTCAGCGGCAGCAGCGCTTGCGCGCGCAGTTGCGCATCCACCTGGATTTCATGCTGCCGCCCGCCGAGCGCCAACCCTTCGGCAATCGCTTTCAGGCCATTCATCGCCATCCACGGGCAATGCGCACAGCTGCGGCAGGTGGCGCCTTCACCGGCGGTCGGCGCTTCGAACAACGCTTTATCCGGGCATGCCTGCTGCATCTTATAAAAGATGCCGCGATCGGTCGCGACAATCAGCTGGCGTTGCGGCAAGGTTTTGGCCGCCTGGATCAGTTGGCTGGTAGAGCCCACCGCATCGGCCAGATCGACCACCGCCTGCGGCGACTCCGGATGCACCAGTATTGCCGCCGCGGGATATAAGGCTTTCATGCGCATCAGCGCCTGAGTTTTAAACTCGTCATGAACGATACAGGCGCCCTGCCAGCACAGTATGTCCGCGCCCGTCTGTTTTTGCACATAGTTGCCTAAATGGCGATCCGGCGCCCAGATAATTTTCTCGCCCAGGCTATCCAGATGCTCAATCAGTTCGACGGCAATGCTGGAGGTCACCACCCAATCGGCACGCGCCTTAACGGCAGCCGAAGTATTGGCATACACCACGACGGTCCGGTCCGGGTGGCTATCGCAAAAGGCGGCGAATTCCGCCGCAGGGCAGCCCAGATCCAATGAACATTCCGCCTGCAGCGTGGGCATTAGCACCTGCTTCTTAGGGCTAAGGATTTTGGCGGTTTCCCCCATAAAGCGCACGCCGGCCACGAGCAGCGTGGAGGCCGGGTGCTGGCAGCCAAAGCGCGCCATCTCCAGGGAATCCGCCACACAGCCACCGGTTTCTTCCGCCAGCGCCTGAATTTCCGGATCGGTATAGTAATGCGCAACCATCACCGCATCGCGTTGTTTGAGCAGGGTTTTGATTTTCTGGCGATAGAACGCGTTTTCCGCGGCATCCAACGGCACAGGCTTTGGCGGGAACGGATATACCGCCGCGTTGGCATCAAACATTTCACTCATCGCTGTCATCTCTGCGCTGGCCGGCAAGGCTTACGATGATTTCTGCTCCGCAAACCGCCGGTGTTTTACATACTAAACAAAATACCTAACAAAAAGTGAAATGTCGCTGTTATTTTCTAAAAGTGTGGATTTTTGTTTAATTTATTGAAAACACATGCGCACTGAAGCACGCCAGGAGTATGGGTATGAACAGTGGAAGTGTGTAACTACGCAACACGTGAATGAACGCGGAGTAAATCAGGAAGGTAAACATGCCAATGGCGCGGCTTGAATGGATCTTGCCCAACGGCTCTTCAGGGGTGTTAAGTCTTTTTGCCAATTCATTGGCCAGCATCTACAGCTGTTGGCCGTCCATGGGAATCACTACTTGCAGAATGAATCATATTCAATGAAAAACAGACTATTCGGCACAGCCTCTCCTCTGTCGTATTACACCCACTTCACGCATGACCACGTTTTTAATAAAATCACCTTTTTATTATTGCCACCAATTCATTACGGCTGGCAATATCACGAAGAATACGCGAATCAATATCACAAAAAACATTATTAATAATTAGCAAATCATTAACCAAAGATTTAATTCAAGCAGCTGTTAAATAAAGAGTTATTATTATTTGTGCAATCTAAATCACAGTTTAACACTGTCATTGTTTATTAAAAATTAGACGAGTTGTTTAATTAACTAAAATTTGGTCAGGCCAGATGACCAATTCCATAAATAACATAGAGAAGAATAACCCGGAGTTTACAAAGGTAAATTTATGAATGTGAATTGTATTGTTTTAAACGAGCCTGGCACTGTCGATATGAAGCAGGTCGGGTTGACTGAACCACAAGAAGATGAAGCGCTCATTGAAGTTGAAGCAATGGGGATTTGTGGTTCAGATATTGGTGCATTCAGAGGAACAAATCCACTTGTCACCTACCCCCGAATACTGGGGCATGAAGTGGCGGGTCGTATCTTGAAAATCAATAATAATAATCCAAAGAATCTTGCAGTTGGCGACCGCGTTATTGTCGATCCCTATATATGGTGTGGTAAATGTTACCCATGCAAGCTAGGTAGAACAAATTGTTGCGAGAATTTAAGGGTTATCGGTGTCCACATTGATGGTGGTATGCGCGAAAAATTTGTTCATCCCGCTCATTTATTACATAAACTGCCAGAAAATATGCCATTGGCCAGTACCCCTTTAGCTGAACCACTGACCATTGCTTTACACGCCTTACATCGGACAGATACCAAAATCGGCGAACATGTCGTCATTATTGGTGCAGGTGCGATAGGATTCATGGCTGCACTTGTCGCCATACATTACCAGGCAACGCCGATACTGATAGATATTGTCCAAGAAAGACTCGATCATGCTTATAAAGCAGGTATTGAGCATATTATTAATCCGAAGACCACAGACGTTATTAAACGAATCGGTGAGATCACCCACGGTAGAATGGCGGAAGTTGTTATTGAAGCATCGGGTGCTAATAGCGCTGTCCGTGCCACACTTGATTATGTCTCATTTGCAGGCCGGATTGCTTTCACCGGCTGGCCAAAGCAGGAAACTTCCCTGCCAACTAACTTGATTACTTTTAAAGAAATTGATATTCGCGGTTCACGAACCAGTGCCAATGAGTTCAACGAGGCCATTGAACTACTTTCGTCAGGCACAGTTTGTGCTGATGCTATCATTAGCAAAGTGATTACGATGGAAGAAATACCGGCAAT is part of the Gibbsiella quercinecans genome and encodes:
- the aroG gene encoding 3-deoxy-7-phosphoheptulonate synthase AroG gives rise to the protein MSYQNDDLRIKDIKELLPPVALLEKFPATEKAAETVSQARNAIHKILRGNDDRLLVVIGPCSIHDPKAAKEYAARLLNLRHELQDDLEVVMRVYFEKPRTTVGWKGLINDPLMDHSFQINDGLRLARKLLLDINDTGLPAAGEFLDMITPQYLADLMSWGAIGARTTESQVHRELASGLSCPVGFKNGTDGTIKVAIDAINAAGAPHCFLSVTKWGHSAIVNTSGNGDCHIILRGGKEPNYSAAHVQQVKEVLSKVGLPAQVMIDFSHANSSKQFKKQLDVSADVCQQLRGGEKGIIGVMIESHLVEGNQALESGEPLVYGQSVTDACIGWEDTETVLRDLAAAVRARRS
- the pnuC gene encoding nicotinamide riboside transporter PnuC; translated protein: MSFFSTSNILVHIPLGAGGYDLSWIEAIGTLFGLLCIWYASKEKIINYPLGLINVTLFAVIFFQIQLYASLLLQLFFFAANIYGWYAWSRKTADRQAELQIRWLPLPKALAWAAVCAIGIVLMTFNIDAVFAWLTRLAVTVMQGLGMSISMPALQPDAFPFWDSTMMVLSIVAMILMTRKYVENWLLWVVIDVISVAIFAYQGVYAMALEYAILTLIALNGCWLWIKSAAHNRSRPLSSVQ
- the nadA gene encoding quinolinate synthase NadA, whose product is MSEMFDANAAVYPFPPKPVPLDAAENAFYRQKIKTLLKQRDAVMVAHYYTDPEIQALAEETGGCVADSLEMARFGCQHPASTLLVAGVRFMGETAKILSPKKQVLMPTLQAECSLDLGCPAAEFAAFCDSHPDRTVVVYANTSAAVKARADWVVTSSIAVELIEHLDSLGEKIIWAPDRHLGNYVQKQTGADILCWQGACIVHDEFKTQALMRMKALYPAAAILVHPESPQAVVDLADAVGSTSQLIQAAKTLPQRQLIVATDRGIFYKMQQACPDKALFEAPTAGEGATCRSCAHCPWMAMNGLKAIAEGLALGGRQHEIQVDAQLRAQALLPLNRMLEFAARLNMQVKGNA
- a CDS encoding zinc-binding dehydrogenase translates to MNVNCIVLNEPGTVDMKQVGLTEPQEDEALIEVEAMGICGSDIGAFRGTNPLVTYPRILGHEVAGRILKINNNNPKNLAVGDRVIVDPYIWCGKCYPCKLGRTNCCENLRVIGVHIDGGMREKFVHPAHLLHKLPENMPLASTPLAEPLTIALHALHRTDTKIGEHVVIIGAGAIGFMAALVAIHYQATPILIDIVQERLDHAYKAGIEHIINPKTTDVIKRIGEITHGRMAEVVIEASGANSAVRATLDYVSFAGRIAFTGWPKQETSLPTNLITFKEIDIRGSRTSANEFNEAIELLSSGTVCADAIISKVITMEEIPAMIRELSDFPERHLKVNAVAHSR